In the genome of Apodemus sylvaticus chromosome 2, mApoSyl1.1, whole genome shotgun sequence, one region contains:
- the Klrk1 gene encoding NKG2-D type II integral membrane protein — protein sequence MMALIRDRRSHHPEMNKCHNYDLKPAKWDASQGQQKQRSALTTNQSGENGIIRGRFPIGELKKSNLFLEGYCGPCPNNWICHRNNCYQFFNENKTWNQSQASCLSQNSSLLKIYSKEDQDFLKLVKSYHWMGLVQIPANGSWQWEDGSSLSPTQLTLIKIPNGSCAVYGSSFKAYTEDCSNLNTYICMQRAV from the exons ATGATGGCATTGATTCGTGATCGAAGGTCTCATCACCCAG AGATGAACAAATGCCATAATTATGACCTCAAGCCAGCAAAGTGGGATGCTTCTCAAGGGCAGCAGAAACAAAGATCAGCACTAACTACCAACCAAAGTGGAGAAAATG GTATCATAAGAGGAAGATTCCCCATAGGAGAACTCAAAA AATCTAATCTCTTTCTAGAGGGTTACTGTGGCCCATGTCCTAACAACTGGATATGTCACAGAAACAACTGTTACCAATTTTTTAATGAGAATAAAACCTGGAACCAGAGCCAAGCTTCCTGTTTGTCTCAAAATTCCAGCCTTCTGAAGATATACAGTAAAGAAGATCAG GATTTCTTAAAGCTGGTTAAGTCCTATCACTGGATGGGACTGGTCCAGATCCCAGCAAATGGCTCCTGGCAGTGGGAAGATGGCTCCTCTCTGTCACCCACCCA gtTAACACTGATAAAAATTCCAAACGGATCCTGTGCTGTCTATGGCTCAAGCTTTAAGGCCTACACAGAAGACTGTTCAAATCTAAACACGTACATCTGCATGCAAAGGGCAGTGTAA
- the LOC127679295 gene encoding natural killer cells antigen CD94-like isoform X2, translated as MAVSMITRWRLLSVIFGIKCLFLMVTLGVLVINSFIIKNIQSIPPTSTVEFQEVSECCACLEKWIGYQCNCYFISKEEMSWKGSRDFCASQNSSLLQPQTKNELSFMSSSQTFFWIGVRYSEERNAWLWEDGTVPSKDEFPEFSNIIRQEHCIVYSPSKAVTAEPCKNKNRYICKQLPI; from the exons ATGGCAG TTTCTATGATCACTCGGTGGAGGCTGCTGTCCGTGATCTTTGgaataaaatgtcttttcttgATGGTTACTTTGGGAGTTTTGGTGATAAATT CATTTATTATAAAGAACATTCAATCAATACCTCCAACATCCACTGTAGAATTCCAGGAAG TTTCTGAATGCTGTGCTTGCCTGGAAAAGTGGATTGGATATCAATGCAACTGTTACTTTATTTCCAAAGAAGAAATGTCttggaaaggaagcagagatTTCTGTGCTTCTCAGAATTCCAGTCTTCTTCAGCCTCAAACTAAAAATGAATTG AGTTTTATGAGCTCCAGTCAAACCTTTTTCTGGATTGGAGTGCGTTATAGTGAAGAAAGAAATGCCTGGCTATGGGAGGATGGCACAGTTCCCTCAAAAGATGA ATTTCCAGAGTTCTCAAATATCATCAGGCAAGAACACTGCATTGTTTATAGTCCAAGCAAAGCAGTTACTGCCGAACCCTGTAAAAATAAAAACCGTTATATCTGTAAGCAACTTCCTATTTAA
- the LOC127679295 gene encoding natural killer cells antigen CD94-like isoform X1: protein MTSLLLQVSMITRWRLLSVIFGIKCLFLMVTLGVLVINSFIIKNIQSIPPTSTVEFQEVSECCACLEKWIGYQCNCYFISKEEMSWKGSRDFCASQNSSLLQPQTKNELSFMSSSQTFFWIGVRYSEERNAWLWEDGTVPSKDEFPEFSNIIRQEHCIVYSPSKAVTAEPCKNKNRYICKQLPI from the exons TTTCTATGATCACTCGGTGGAGGCTGCTGTCCGTGATCTTTGgaataaaatgtcttttcttgATGGTTACTTTGGGAGTTTTGGTGATAAATT CATTTATTATAAAGAACATTCAATCAATACCTCCAACATCCACTGTAGAATTCCAGGAAG TTTCTGAATGCTGTGCTTGCCTGGAAAAGTGGATTGGATATCAATGCAACTGTTACTTTATTTCCAAAGAAGAAATGTCttggaaaggaagcagagatTTCTGTGCTTCTCAGAATTCCAGTCTTCTTCAGCCTCAAACTAAAAATGAATTG AGTTTTATGAGCTCCAGTCAAACCTTTTTCTGGATTGGAGTGCGTTATAGTGAAGAAAGAAATGCCTGGCTATGGGAGGATGGCACAGTTCCCTCAAAAGATGA ATTTCCAGAGTTCTCAAATATCATCAGGCAAGAACACTGCATTGTTTATAGTCCAAGCAAAGCAGTTACTGCCGAACCCTGTAAAAATAAAAACCGTTATATCTGTAAGCAACTTCCTATTTAA